DNA from Fundulus heteroclitus isolate FHET01 chromosome 17, MU-UCD_Fhet_4.1, whole genome shotgun sequence:
agataattagacatcctgcacttgaaataagatgatggagattagttgttcctattttaagtgcaaaaatcttattctattggcagatgatcttatttacctgctcaaatcagagaaaaatacacaaattttaagaacattttacttatttttagttccgtttttgcagtgtttaataGACATAAGACATCCTGAATGCATCTGGATCTGTATGGCGGTCCCAAAGCATAGTCGAACATTCCAGTTTCCACTAAACCAAGATATTAATTGCTGTACTTTGAtcttaatttaaatgttatgtctttttttattagttcagcttttaattcaaaatgtattgCAATTAAAAAACTGTACCTGTGGTGTGAAGTATTTGCTGTTTGATtcagaaatatttctaaatgttttttttttttttttttattgcagggCCTCTAATCagattaaagtttttattttttttagtcacaTCGCACCACTAATCTGCTTGTCCGGTACTGCTCTGTGTTTAGCTTCATCTAGCTTTTACTTCTTTTAACTGCTAAAGAGCATTGCCACAGCATGATCCATCCACCGCCGTGCTTCACAGGGcttatggtgtgttcagggtgattaTGAGCAGGGTTAGTTTTACACGCAGCCCATAAAGTAAATATTTGGTGCCATGGGAGCAGAGCTGCTTCTTTCACATTTGCTTGGTCCTCTCCGTGGACTTTGGTGAACTGCAAGTGGGATTTCTCGTTGCTTTCTTTCAACTATGACGTTCATTTCccaattatgtgctactttgtgttggtctctcaTTTAAAATTCCTGTAAGTACATTAaactttgtggttttaatggaCCAAATGTTAAAAGGAACCAAAGGAGTGCATGTAAAACGCAGCgctttaagcatttttttttcctcctctctctctagGGAACTTGGATTCATCGACGCATCCTTTAAACTCTTAAGTTATCTTCAGACCACAGAGCTGGAGAGCAAAGACGCCGCATATGAACGTAAGTCTGAGTCGGGGGGGGGACCATTGAAGCTCGGCAAAATAAGGCGGCATTTAAACGATGATGGTGAAATGATGACCGTTCCGATATTGATCTgcgcttttgtttgttttttctgtctctccGTTTAATCATCTGCTCGTTCGTCTTCGTCTGTGGCTCAGCGCTTCGCTGTGGGATCCAGTTTCTTGGCAACCTCGCCGTAGGAAACCAGACGAGCAAGGACGAAGTTTGGGAGCGCAGCTTCCCTGAAGTCCTCCTGTGAGAATAATCAGCCGGGATAAGAGTCGCCCCGACGCTTGCTCCTTCATGAAGCTCCTGTAGACATCCTGTACTGGGTACTTAAAGCGGTTGGTTTGTGTGTGAACAGGCAGCTGCTGTGCACTGATGACGAGAAGGTGGTGAACTACACCTCCATGGTTCTCCACACGTGTCTGGACGAGGCCAAAGTGGAAGATCTGTCAAAGCCGCACAACATCAAGCTGGCACTCAAAGTGATGGAGCTATGCAGGACCCAGCCTGACCTGGACTGGACGTAAGCGTGTGTTTGGGTACTTGGACATGCTGCTGTTATTATCTCCTACTCCCCCTGTTTGTCGGGAATTTGCTCATTCAGGTTTAGAATTAGTGCAATAACCTTTAATGAAAGTATGATTAATAGTGGTTTTGGATTAGAATTAACAAAATATTTAGAGAATGTTAGGAAAGTGCTTTGTTCAAGCTGCCAGGGCTGAAATTCTCGCTGACTTGCTGCGGCTTGCAGGCCCTTTTTAAATGATTCGCAGTTGGAGTGATATTTACTAGAAAGGGGTTGGCGCTGGAAAGATCCTCCATCAGTCTTCATGCCGCTAAAGAGCTGGAAAGGCTGTGATTATTCTGGTCTGGATGAGTTCACTGGATCGGCACAGCGCTGCAGCTAAAGAAAGGAAAGCTTTAACAGTTTGCCTCGATCAGCTACAgacaactttttatttacattgtaTGTTTGTATGAATTTATAGCACCCTCAAGGGTATTGtcacccctggtaaagatggTATTATGACTgatggtggatttttttttaggataatCTGATATAGATTGAAGCATCtttttagcatatttttcagattttctccTCCTTTTATCTGATGACCAAATAAACATGGGTTCTTGTCCTGCCTTGTCTCAGACctctagtgttttttttattttatttttttattgttcctcTACAAACACGAGTTAAGGTAGTTACTATCTTGTAGTCATTTCCTGACAAAGGTCCAACCacatctggctttttttttcttttcttttttttaatgacatgtgctcttgtctttcccattttgaacagTCTGTATTAGTAATTTATGTCATAGCGAAGTTGgactggagaaaaaaatggaaattatttGTTCCTCAACGATTAAAATTTCGTAAAGAACCGCTTCATTTTgacaggtttttgtttttatacaacACATTTGATCTTAACGGGCTGAACGTCTGGTTCGCATCACATGTGAATGATTTGGTAATCAAAGCTTTTTGGTTGTAGTTGTTCATCAGGATTAACAAAATATTGCAGcttgttttaaacagtgttACTCTCTGCAGAACTTTCACTGATCTCCGCGCTAATTCTTGCTTTTTATTCAACTCCAGTGTGATCATCGCAACCCAGCATTTCCTCAAGTCTTCAGCTCTGGTGGAAAGCATGTATTCTGGGATGTCCAATCACGACAGGTactgtcaaaaataaataaataaaggcaaaTTTCTACTGAAATCTAACCTGGAATTGCACAAGTTCAGATTCAAACGTCGTTAGATGTCCAGTTATTGTGTGAAGCAGAAGAGCAAGCGAAGAACGGCTGCTGAAATgggaataaatgtgtttttcagagTTACTCTCTTAGAGCTGCTCTTGGCCCAGTTGAGGGAAGAGGGCTCAGAGGGCTGTGGCGTTCCCCCCAGCGTGGCCCATTTCCTGGCCAGTTCCTTCCAGAAAGGCTGCGGTGCCGTGCTCACGCTCGCTACGGGTTCTGCCTCCAGCAACGAGGTACTAAACGCAGCAGCTGGTGAATCTGTACCCACATAACTTCCTCCTTCGAAAGGCTGAGCTGCTGGCTGTGATTGCAATCCTCTTTAGGTCCTGCAGGAGGCGCTGACGGTGATAAGTCTGCTGGACGTGCTTTGCGAGATGACCTCAGACCACAAGCAGTTCATGTTCCTGCAGGACCATCCCGATCTTCTGGAGACTACAGTTGGTGAATGAAAAACCAGACGAGCTCCCTGACCGGGCTCCAAACATCCTGATTCCCATCAAATCCCCCCATCAGGACAGATACTTAACATTCCTGCCAAAAAGACATCCACAGTGTGGACAAGTCGTAAAAATCAgagtactaaaaaaaaaaaagttttgagcAAACCACCTAATTTAGAGTTATGAGTGAAAGACTAAACTTTATACGACCAAACTGTAGAGGTTTAtgctctctccttttctctctgtccacccttttattattttttttttctttgcagagcTTCTGGGACAAGTGCACGCTATCGGGAAGGCCAGCAGGAATATTTTCAGCGCCACTCAGAACTTCTCCTCCTTTACCGGAGAGGACGACCCGGCCTCGCATTCTCCAGTCGTCAGCTTTAAGGCGCACCTCATCAGGCTCATAGGAAACCTCTGCCACAGCAACGCAAGCAACCAGAACAAGGTCTGAGTCACGCCGCGCGTCGACAAACGGGTGCATGGATGTCTAATTATGCTAAAAGACCGCCTGTAGAGTGCAATGATGCCGCTTGACGACGAAAAACAGACTATTGGTAGAAGTCTGAAACATTTGGGTTGATCTCACGTAGAATATGTCAGATTTCTGCAATCGGCTGCTTTTACGTTGACAtgaaaattatactttttttttctaccttatCTGgggtctgtttgtttgtttgtagcaAATATCCAGGCATATCATTATTGCAACATTTTGCACTTTATTAGTGCTGCACATTAGcaaaaaattagcattttttgctAATGTGCAGCCCTTCCATAACCTagctccgccagatggatttgttccgcatatccatctggaaaccttccgtttgaagtaattttgagaaggggcgaaaatactggttagctgattggcctatgttggtgatagacgggccaaataaactaatcagatcaacgaagcatatgacgtactaacagcgacgacgaaaacacaaccacaagctcgggagaagagcaaaaacatcttttcctctgagaaaagcctccagagcagcgttttgctcttctttcagtgaagaaatactctgtaattccgataaaacttgctcgatagccacgctaacgctagtttcatcggctgaagccgccatgttctttagactgaactgtcgcgcttctcgttgcgtcacacctcaacccgcctcaaagccaacgctgattggacgttcgtttggtgaacggctccaaattttctttaacggtaagtagccagactgatctgcgagtgaaaccttgaaagctcgcgagatcaggatggtctcacgaggctagcccTTCCATTGTTTAGCAGAAAGCTAACGCTGCACTGTTTGATGGATAGATGGCGCTAAATACACAACAAGCTTGGAAGAAAATCTGTGGTAGGCTGCTGAAGGCTtgaggttcatcttccagcaggaacaTACAGCCAGGGCTACGACGTCGACctatattcatgtgttagaatggcccattCATAGTCCTGATCTAAAGCCGATTGACAGTCCTTGGCAAGATTTGAAAATTCACGTTTATCAAGGTattttccatccaatctgacggcagcttgaaatattttgtaaagaagGGCCAACGTCTTCGGTCTTCAGATCTTCCCAGCTGGTAGAGACGTACCCCAACAGGCTCGTAGATGTAGGGCTGAGTGCCAACGCGATGCCACTCGCTCAGAAATGATGCACTACTGATAAACTCCCCTTTTGTAAGAGGCTGGGAATCCATTCAGAGCAAGGAAGAACTGGGCGTTGGGTTTGTGATCCAGGAGAAAAGGTGGAGTCAGCTTTGCAAGTCGCTGTCGGTGGTTCAAGCCAATCAGTTGGGTCCATTATTTAATGGctggacttttttccattgCATTTAtaagaaattaaactttttttttgataaacatTTCTTGCTCTTTACTTGACATTATAGATTGTCCCTAGTTTCCCCTGAGAGTATTACCCTAGGACTGTCGGGGATTTAAGAAAAATGGCAACTGTTGTGTACAAACAGATCCtaagcgtgttttttttttttttttcttcctcctcaaCTTAAACTTGAAACTGCTATGGTTCCTGCAGAGATGGTATCAGCTTTTCGTCCGCGTCGCCCATCAGCCTCTCGCCGACAGATAATGAAGCAGTCAGGGAAGAGCTGGCCTCTCCATACACCCAGTTGTACTTAATAGAAACAGATTTGTGGAATGCCTGTGGGATGGCCACCCTCAGCCGGCCTCTCTGTAATATTTATGGATGCTGATCTGTGGTCCGTCAGCGGTCAGAAATCACCCCGTATCTGTTTTCACGAGGATTTCTTCCAGTAAACCAAATGTCATTCTGTTCACCTTTTGGCAGAGAGGGTAATTTAAGATGTGCATGCGAAGCACTGAACGGCTCGTACCGGCCTGAAGTCAGGGGTCTGCTCGCTTGTTATTCATCCCTTTATGGGTTTGGACGTAATGTAAGCAGCTTTTGTTCTCAGAGTGGAGAGAAGCACAGACATGAGCGTCTTTGACGGTCTAAATGACTATTCCATTTTCTGAAACTTGGCCCGGTTCTCCTGCTCCCTGCCAGTCTGTTTGGAGGGTGACCACAATGTCATTAAGCCTATAGGATCAGACACATGATGAAGAGCAGATCACCCAGTGTGGTGGTCTTAGACTAACACTGGTGCTTTCGCTCACATTTGAGGCTCTAAGGACAAcgctgtagtttttttttttttttttcctcaagaaTCTTAAAATAAACTGGGATATAGAAGCAGAATTTAATAAATGTGGGTGCTCCTAAAAAACAGGAATGCTCTAGAGGGGGCGGgtcttgtttatttaattagttGATGGTAAATGCAGTCTGGAAAACTCTGGATTTCAAAGTTGTCTTGGTCTTCATTTCCATCCGTACATCCGTTCCCTCCTATCAATTCGTTCCTTTATTCTTcaatctgttcatccatccgttTGTTCATCTCCTCTCAGACGCATTCCATCCCACCCCTCCACCCACgaaaggatttttgataaatgtaacttttgtgtttttactttaaGAATGACCAAAAATCGGACAGAGAATATTCTCATCAAACTGCTGATTGGCTGAAATATTTGTCCCTCCCACGTCTGTCTCCTCAGGTGAGAGAGCTGGATGGCATCCCGCTCATCTTGGACAACTGCAACATCGACGGCAACAACCCCTGTATCCTTTCTAAATGTGTGATCCAACTCGTTTCTTGATTGTtctgtgattttattctgaCTTAACAAGCTTGCCCCTTATTAAACCACAGCCGTCCTGAAATATTTGAGCCCTAGCGGCTTAAATACGCAAGCTTCTCGTGACGTGAAAGGTTGGAAACATTCAGCCGGTGTCTGATAGTGAATCTGTGGAGAGGATCCCATGGCTTATCGTAAATTGGCAAAATACCAGAGGAAGCGTTTAAAAAGCAGGTTGTTAGAGAGGTTCGATTTGATGTAATGTCCATAAAGATTTGTAAAATCTGAATCCTTCactgtatgaataattttgggcctCGCCTCATGT
Protein-coding regions in this window:
- the atxn10 gene encoding ataxin-10; the encoded protein is MAASIDDKQKISAALADILNEKLCSGHLQALKTFTSALKDAGYRDAVGEEVFSDLLKVLARLYDGLQGAGRDGDDPQSLTLHLQLTAECFRSQRNSCVQSPRNQKLLRELGFIDASFKLLSYLQTTELESKDAAYEPLRCGIQFLGNLAVGNQTSKDEVWERSFPEVLLQLLCTDDEKVVNYTSMVLHTCLDEAKVEDLSKPHNIKLALKVMELCRTQPDLDWTVIIATQHFLKSSALVESMYSGMSNHDRVTLLELLLAQLREEGSEGCGVPPSVAHFLASSFQKGCGAVLTLATGSASSNEVLQEALTVISLLDVLCEMTSDHKQFMFLQDHPDLLETTVELLGQVHAIGKASRNIFSATQNFSSFTGEDDPASHSPVVSFKAHLIRLIGNLCHSNASNQNKVRELDGIPLILDNCNIDGNNPFISQWAIFAIRNLLENNSQNQELVASLERRGPVDYSALKELGFLVEERDGSLLLKSVRKDS